GGCGCCGGTCTCGAGGCCGCGCAGCCGGTCCGGCTCCTCGCCGCGTGCGGTCAGCATGATGATCGGCAGGTTGGCCGTGTCCGGCCGGCGGCGCAGGCGGCGGCAGATCTCGATGCCCGAGATGCCGGGCAGCATCCAGTCGAGCAGGACGAGATCCGGCACGCGATCGTCGATCGCGTCCAGTGCTTCGTCGCCGTCGCTGGCGACCTGGGACGCGAAGCCTGCCGCCTCCAGGTTGTACGCCAGAAGCTGGGCGAGGGCGGGCTCGTCCTCGACCACCAGAACCAGCGGTCCGCTCATCGCGTGGCCGAACCTTCGAGCGGCCGATTGATGCCGCGGGCATGGACCATGTAGTGGACCTTCTCGGCGATGTTGGTCGCCTGATCGCCGATGCGCTCGATGTTCTTGGCGATGAACTGCATCTCGAGGCACGTGCCGATCTGCCGGGAATCCTCGAGCATGTAGGTCATCAGCTCGCGATTCAGGCTGTCGTAGAACCGGTCGACCTCCTCGTCCTGTCGCCAGACGCGCAGCGCCTTCTCGGCGTCGCGCTGGATATAGGCGTCCAGGACGTCCTTGATCATGCTCTGAACGGTCTGGCCCATGCGCGGCAGGATCGCGAGATGCGGAATGGAGGCACGGCCGCCGAGCCGGGCGAGGCGCTTCGCGTTGTTCTTGGCGTGATCGCTCATTCGCTCCAGGCTGTTGCTGATCTTGAGCGCCATCGCGATCGTGCGCAGGTCGACCGCCATCGGCGCCCGGGTCGCGAACAGCCGGATCGCCATCTGGTCGATCTCTTCCTCGAAGGCGTCGACGCGCTTGTCACGCTCGACGACCTCCTGCGCCAGGTCCTCGTCACGCCGGATCAGCGCGTCCATGGAATCGGCGACCATGCTTTCGACATAGCCGCCCATGGCGACGATCTTCTCGGTGAGCAGGCCCAATTGCTCGTCGAACGAGCGCACGATGTGGCTGGGCTGTATGTCCGTCATCCCCTCGCGTCCTCCCTCGGCTTCAGGCATGGTCAGCCGAAGCGCCCCGTGATGTAGTCCTGGGTCATGGACTGCTTCGGGCTGGTGAAGATCTGGTCGGTCTCG
Above is a genomic segment from Geminicoccaceae bacterium SCSIO 64248 containing:
- the phoU gene encoding phosphate signaling complex protein PhoU, with the protein product MTDIQPSHIVRSFDEQLGLLTEKIVAMGGYVESMVADSMDALIRRDEDLAQEVVERDKRVDAFEEEIDQMAIRLFATRAPMAVDLRTIAMALKISNSLERMSDHAKNNAKRLARLGGRASIPHLAILPRMGQTVQSMIKDVLDAYIQRDAEKALRVWRQDEEVDRFYDSLNRELMTYMLEDSRQIGTCLEMQFIAKNIERIGDQATNIAEKVHYMVHARGINRPLEGSATR